A stretch of DNA from Coccidioides posadasii str. Silveira chromosome 4, complete sequence:
agctattAAACAGTATAGAATATACTAGAATTTAGTGGAGATTAATCAGAATTTGCAGAGATTAATTTGACTCAGCTatcaagagtatcaagttgatagagcTGAGTTAGTGCTGGTGCAAAGCTTAAAAAGTAAagatcagataagaagagataagaagatatgataaaagtagataagattaagataagaactctagcttactTAATACATCTCAATaaaaatataagtaagagtcttgacaagaaaaatcaaaataaacaAGTATctggtaagagatttttcagatagaGATAGtataataacacaacaaataatagagatgtaataaagaaaatttgataatttgTATAAAGAGTGCTATTGAGATTGTCTTTCAAAATCCAGATGAAAAGATTATATAattgctgagtaatagtaTGAGAAGCGTTTCTGACAAGCATAAAGCTGGCACTATCTATTTTTACTTATAATTCAACAACTTGCAAGGCAAATCAACTAAGAATTGAAGAATTCTTAGGTAGAgaaatagctttcaaataaGTGTAGTTTCATCCAATTTTAACAAGAATTATGCAGTGTCTTGTAGTGTTGGTGAGATGAAATAAGCTGCTAGATAGactttatagtcactgacagtataagactataataaataataataataataataataataataataataataataataataataataataataataataataataataataataataataataataataataataataataataataataaagattCTACAAACACTTAGCAATTTCTACTAATTgcatcaacagaagaagaaaatcaagcatCTTATAGAACAGATACTTGAGAGTCTTTCTGATCTAGAAAAAGatcttaatttaattattAAAGCTTGTGAATATAGTATAACTAACACCACTATtataaagaagcaatatcagACTATATTTGCTGcaaataagaaagagaaataaaaataCAAGAGATTTACCTACAGAATTCAACATAAAAAAGGTCTTACTAGAAAAGAAGCTTAGAATCTTattatttcttgtgctcAGTCTGTTGAACAGCCAGTTATTCAAGTCCTCCTATTTCATACCCCAGAGCATATACCATGACTATGAGCTTTACCAAAGTGTAGCAATTGTAGTATACTCAGGTATATAAGACTAAGATGTGCAGAATCTAATGTAATTTAATTTACTTTAATTATTTGCTGCTCAGCATAGATAATTTAGGTTAAAATCTAGTTGtagaaatatattaaattTGGTAAGCCACTCAGTGGTGTAAGCTGCTTGAAGGTGAATTATGTTAATCAATTAAGGTAGTTTATCACTAAACAAGtcacaccactaaacaagctaAATTTTGCCAAATGCTTCATGCAATAAATTTATTAAacatctcaacaaccagatctttatcattaaatagctattaaatattaaataaatgtattctttaaagcataggAATTAGTATAGTTAAGAAAATAAATAGGTAGATGgcctaatattacagccagagcaagagatttaggggtagatagaaaagaattcaaagaaatatcaacagtagatttcttggCTAGAGAGTCTAATATCTTGCTAGAGAtacttgtagagctcttatttcttcttttgaaagattatatagaCTTTCTATAATAAGACTCTTTAGTAGAGAAGTTCTTTTAATAATGCTTTGAAGCTGGTGCTTGAAGTTCTGACTACTGATATTTATTAGTATATTTAACTatctgttttttcttctctactAGTTATAtagttttcttcttctcataAGCAACATGTTGTACCTCTTTTTATCTAGCatatttaatttttttgatctcttgttACTTGCAGATTTTTTTACAGATATTCTTCTGTTCAatctattttttttaatatttctAGCAGTTTACTTCTTTTAAAGCTTCTGTTGAAGCTTTACTTCTTATGtttaagtaattttatcagctttttcggtttttattttattcagATGCTTGTGtatcttaagaacttttgttgAAGATTAGAACTGCACTTAACTagaattatctttattaagtagatctagaagcttgtcttgcttgtagtgttatttctttattactagagttaatcttagATACTGATTCTTATGTTCCAGcagtttattataaagagcaAGCTGCTTACTaacttgaataatctatTTAATACTTTGTGAATTTAGGCTGTGCTAAAGATATAtactcttgatctcttgttgaagctgATGTATATTACTAGAACTAAAAGATTTAACTAATAGTGTAAAAGTTTAAGTAGTTTCAAATTAATGTAGTTAATATTAagaattcagagaattaatttcagtctttgcaaagttagtaagtatatttttaactgttaaagtcttcttttAAGCTACATTAAATAGTcttcagaaatctctttttgttatttAAATATAGCTTATTCTATAATATAGTAGTGCTTTCAGCTTGTTAAATATATCTTGCCCAGTAATCTAAAAATtccaatatcaagagattataaATAGTAAATTAAATATAGTGAAAGAATTATaaaaagaatctttttataatcagtatatttaataaattttatatttatatagaagaAATGCttatctagtagaagcagatatctttcttaatcagcttgtttcttagtatGCTGATTGAAAATCTGTTTTAATTATTTTAGTTCATATTTATCATTGCTTTAATTATTTATTAAAGCTGTAAAGTAGATTTATTTGCTttcattataattatctagtTATATATTTTGAAGATCTTGTGATTTGctctgataaataagagctgaagatagtgcaatttctttagCAGAGACTAAGCAGAAtaataagagaaatttctAACTATTATTCTAAGTAGTAatattctttccagcttgtagagctttaataaaaactaattactttaagatatGACAaaagtctagaagaaattctttcttattaaaGTTATAGATGTTTAAGAGCttaagattatattaattaattttctgcttcaACTACTTTATAAGTAGTAGTTAAATAGTTAACCAGTatcaacaactgcaattgcaactaattaaataaattattaaattataagtatatagaagtgcttaaagtactaatagttatctgctatctATTTATTTTAATTAATTGCTTtaagataaatatatttaattTTGTTATTATACTGCTTGTGAAATTAATTAACTTAGTTAATTTTAATATTTtcttctgtcatctcttgtatAATATTTTGTAGAATCTGAGATGTAATAACAAGACTGtaactagagagcttgtttatataatttaaaagctctgtcttctgtatatcagaAAGCTTTTTCTCATATTAAAAAACTACTTCATTCTGAGTAAGTTACAAGTCTTTATACTATCAGTACAGAGTCTCTTGattaactaagtactttctTATAATTACAGTATAATTTGAAGTCTCTTgtaattcaagatcttcaattgcaagtCTAATTAAGatgttgttgaccatgtgGTTGCATATTGAATATTGAAcattggaggaattttggtggtggaagatttggcttgtttagtggtgtggcttagtggtgaactaccttattTGTAAAATGGTGTCTTACTACTAAGTATGTAGTGATGTTAAAGACTTTTGGTCCACACCTCTAGTTGTAAACTCATGAGTGCTTGAGATTTGGCTTCTTTTTAACAAAAACTAGTGATTTCTCACCAGTTGTTGTAGGAATTCTATTTATTATATAGCTTAATTATACTCTGTGCATGGAGTGTCTAAGTGCCTATGACTGGTTTGCCTGAATTACAAGGTAAGTTGTTTGCTAGCtttgaagagaaacacaCCTTTCACTTGCACTCATTAATTCTCTAGTGATGTTATGGTTGCTATCTTCATAGCCATGAGAAGTGATATTCAAAgggggagaaaaagaaaatcttGTCCTTGAGCTCAAGTGCTTCAGGCACCAGTCATTGGTATGTACTATATCATAGGTACATATAAGTCAGTGTTGGTAAACAGTCCCTGAGTGGTCCTTCCTTTTGGAAAGCCTAGTATCATTTCATTGTGTTGTTCACCTATCGCCTATTTTGCTTTTCAACAACGACTATTTTCTTCTAATACACTAGCCTATCAAGACTTTGGGTGAACAAGAAGTCTTGGTTTATCTACTCTGTAAAGGAGACTGCTTTTCAAAGACAACACACCATGGGAAAGACAGGGTTCTGGGTTGAATGGGAACTTTGGGAGAAAATGTGTTTCGTAGGTTGAGTTCTTCGCCGCATCAATTTTGAAAGATGTTCTGACATCCAAACACAGGTTCTTGGCTGTCTGATTGTAAGCATAGCACGCGCCAATGCCGCCATATTGGGTATATTCATTCCGGTCCTGACATTTGAACAGGTTATAGTTCTATTATACGGGGCAGGGGTTCAAATTTACAATTCCTGGAGAATTCAGAAAGTGGCTGCTGCGGAAATGCAGTTAAGATCACACTGCCATGATAGGGCCGGGATTGAAGGCGCACAAGACAATGATATACCGTTTGGGTCACGAGCAATTGAAAGCGGGGTTGAGGTGGAGGGTATCTGGATTTCCAACTACAATACTCCTCGAGGGACCCCTTTACCCCCGGCAACCCCCGAAGAGACCAGACCCCCAAGCCCAAGGCCAACCCAAGTGCTCAGCTTAGACTCTCCCGCTTTAGCTTTGAACCGCTCTAGTtaagcttctttttttttttttttttggtggggGGGTGGGGGGTTGAGTTCAAATATCCGGATTTCGTAAATACAATCATGCATGACACTAGTGCATTGAATATTTTTCCAAAAGGTCTTGTTGAGGGCTCACTATAAACTCCTGGATGTCAGCGCGACCCAAACAAGCAGTAGCTCCAAACAGAAGTATAAGTGCCTAAGAATATGCATTGTTAGTCATGGTTTGTCCAGAGCAGGCAAAGTTTTATAAGTGGGAAGCCTCCATCCTAATATATATTTTCAAGTCAGCGCAACACGAACGTAGTcgtgtatgtatgtatctCCAAGGGATGAATATTTTTGCTCAGCCAGACCTCATGTATCCTCAGTTCGTGATAATTCAAAAGAAGGGGGGTCACCAGATCAATATGGAGTTCTGGTAGATTGGACTGTATCAGAAATCAACTGGAGAGGAAGGCCGCCTTAATCTGCTTCCAGGGCTGTGATTTTAAATCCTGGGCTGATACATGATGGTGAAATATCCAAATCCATACTGTGATGGTCATGATATGAGAGCATGTAACACAATTAGCCCCAACAATAGCTCTTTGCATGGCCTGGATGGCTGACTAGCTAGATTACAGGATCTAGACATTCCTAAACTACACAAAGGTGCAAGGCTCACCAACATTCACAAGCTACCCTTGTAGATACAAGTGAGATGCAGGTAAATCTTGAGTATGAACTGCGGGGATCAACCCAAGTTGTCAGCGGACAGGATTAACGCGGAACAATACTTTAGATCAAGAGACCGCCAGTTGCTCAAATCCAACCTCACTGTTTGGCGAGAAAGGAGGAACTGGTCTAGGAGCGAAAAAGGTTAGATCGGCCGCAGACATCATCGAATCCTTTAACTTACGATCAATGTTGATGGCTTCGAACCATCGTATTACCTCGCCGTCGTTTTCATCCtttgctttcaaaagacCGGTATCGGGCTGAACGAGGAAAACCGGCGCCAAGGAGCGCATTTTCAAGTGCGTTGCGATAACGCTCGAGAATCTGTCCCCTTGAGCAACAAAATCTGATGGACGACGTTCTAGAGGCCACTACAGTAGATCGCACACGGCCGTTAGCTCCATAGGGGCGGTAATGTTGTAAGCACAAGGTGTGGTATTGGACAAACCCTGGTGGCATATTCTCCGTGTTCCCAACTATAAAAGAGCCATGACATTCGTTCAACACAGTTTAGTAAAATAAGTGACGCCAAAAAGGTCCGAAAATTACCCTCCTTCTGTCTTTGGAGCAACCTTTGCTCTATCCGATTTAAGACGGCCTTGCTAGTCTTTGCAGCCCGCTTTTCTGCTGCGGCTCGAAGCTGGGAGCAGATAAGCGAATATGACTCGATTCCGTCTCCGCCAGTGATAGGAATGTGCCATCCATTCGAGCTCGAAGTTAGGGGTTGGAGGGTTGCAGGCGGAAGTGTTGGATTGAAAAAAACCCTCCAGGGCAGAGGACCAACAATTATTGATGTGGCCACCCATAAATCGAGGACCCCTGCAAGTAGTTCATCCTGGTTAAGCGTCAGTGTTTGCAGTACACGATCATCTTAGCCTCTTATGTTGCCCAAGCAAGAACATTTCGTTAGATGGACATTTCATACTTACCTGGCTTGCTTTGCCGAGTTCTGCTGCTAATAATAATGTCTGTTGCATAAATACTGATTCTTCGCTTTCAAAAAACCGATGCGACACCTTTTTCATATAATCATCCAGCTTCCCACTTAGCTCTTCAACTTCTCCATCCAAAATGTGAATATTTTGTGGGTGTGCACCCAGTTCTGTATTATGTCCAGTGAGTGGCAGCTGTGGATCCGGATTGGATATACTTGGTTTTTGTGCACACAGGGTTCCAAATGTAACAAAATATGTTGGATCTTGCTCAAAATGGGTTACTTCAATGCGGCCGGTTGACAATTCGAAATGCACCTGGTTTTTGAGATTATTAATATCATGATATATGAGAACGGAATGCAAGGCTATATCTCATTagtcctcttcttcccacTGCCCGATGGAAGATATCTTACCAACTGAATAAGCTTCAAAGCGGGTCATAAGTCGGGTCCTAACGCAACATTCCATCCAGACACGCGGATTTTGTAGGCTTCTGCACTGAGAGCATGGGGTACCAGGAGAACACTACAAACAGACATCTCAGTTGTATGGCGAGCAATATTTGGTGCTGAGCTCTTACTGTCTTCTTCAACATCCGGCACCGAAGGCAAGCGCCCATTTTCCGAACCAGCTGAACTTCTTTTCGACGTTCTTCAGAAAAGGCGGACCTAGACTTATGCTTGGTGACTCGACTAATTGCCTTCGAAACGGAAATTGGTTCGTGGCTCTGCGGGTTGACATTGATAGCTATTGGCCTAGGATATGCTACATAGCATTGTGCATTGTCGTGGGCATCATGGTTAAACTGGGTAATATGTTGCTAAGCTGAATCAGCAATGAGCAACCGAAGATAAAACTGGCATAGGAAGTTGTTTTCTATACACATCGCAACATAGTGAGGAAGCTTACATCGGAATCTAAGTGCTCAACTGTATCCTCTGGGACAATTTCGCTTGCAGATGCCGCAATGAGTGAAAGTTGCGAGGAGTGTCGGAGATCGGACAATGAATCTGGATTTAGCTGCATAGAATCGGATACGCAGACAGACGCATGAGGTTCTTCTTGGATCGGCGAAGATTGAGATGTCTGGATCGATGTTGCGGTGGGATGTTCATTGAGGTCTGCATTACAGCTCAGTCACAGTTAGCTTGACAGCTAGGCTTCATGAACTATAAGGCTGATGAAAGGCTTTCAACATAGGGCTCACCGATAACGGCACTACCTGGGCATTCTAGCGCTGGGTCAACAACGACGCCCTTCAGGCCTTGAGAGCGTGTTACCGCTTGTCCGGTCTCGTTTGTCGCACCAACTCGTCTTGAAGCTTCAGCAAGGACGTTCAACCCATCCAGCCCACCAGGATTAGTAAAATTTGCAAGTCGGCTAGAGTAAGGAGAAGTATTTGCTCGTGCCCGATCACTACGGCTATTTCCATGTGCTTTCCCAGGACCGGTTGTGTTTGAAGAGAGTCCATGCAACAGGTGAATCACGCGCTGTTTGTCCAGGATGGAGATAGCCTGACAGCTTTTGGTTAGATGACCCAGCAGGCTATCTGGTCTACCTTTGGGAAAGTTTTCTCCAC
This window harbors:
- a CDS encoding uncharacterized protein (EggNog:ENOG410PS0W~TransMembrane:1 (o12-34i)) translates to MGKTGFWVEWELWEKMCFVLGCLIVIVLLYGAGVQIYNSWRIQKVAAAEMQLRSHCHDRAGIEGAQDNDIPFGSRAIESGVEVEGIWISNYNTPRGTPLPPATPEETRPPSPRPTQVLSLDSPALALNRSS
- a CDS encoding uncharacterized protein (EggNog:ENOG410PJ8W~COG:S~BUSCO:2808at33183) translates to MGRKPNAIVSEFFHRGNKLPDSSNRYEHTCKLCGENFPKGRPDSLLGHLTKSCQAISILDKQRVIHLLHGLSSNTTGPGKAHGNSRSDRARANTSPYSSRLANFTNPGGLDGLNVLAEASRRVGATNETGQAVTRSQGLKGVVVDPALECPGSAVIDLNEHPTATSIQTSQSSPIQEEPHASVCVSDSMQLNPDSLSDLRHSSQLSLIAASASEIVPEDTVEHLDSDQHITQFNHDAHDNAQCYVAYPRPIAINVNPQSHEPISVSKAISRVTKHKSRSAFSEERRKEVQLVRKMGACLRCRMLKKTCSPGTPCSQCRSLQNPRVWMECCVRTRLMTRFEAYSVALHSVLIYHDINNLKNQVHFELSTGRIEVTHFEQDPTYFVTFGTLCAQKPSISNPDPQLPLTGHNTELGAHPQNIHILDGEVEELSGKLDDYMKKVSHRFFESEESVFMQQTLLLAAELGKASQDELLAGVLDLWVATSIIVGPLPWRVFFNPTLPPATLQPLTSSSNGWHIPITGGDGIESYSLICSQLRAAAEKRAAKTSKAVLNRIEQRLLQRQKEGNFRTFLASLILLNCVERMSWLFYSWEHGEYATRWPLERRPSDFVAQGDRFSSVIATHLKMRSLAPVFLVQPDTGLLKAKDENDGEVIRWFEAINIDHQFLLSRQTVRLDLSNWRSLDLKYCSALILSADNLG